Proteins co-encoded in one Ooceraea biroi isolate clonal line C1 chromosome 9, Obir_v5.4, whole genome shotgun sequence genomic window:
- the LOC105276250 gene encoding T-box transcription factor T homolog, whose product MQLAGASRATGSPTRSSCHERDREHEREREQERTDERERTGRQSRVSDPEEDREDREERGSIARHNLAPPASISAAQGLPLSLSLEDRELWTRFQCITNEMIVTKNGRRMFPVVKVVARGLEPAAMYTLLLEFVQVDPHRWKYVNGEWVPGGKAEVAPPNPIYIHPESPNFGAHWMKEAVSFAKVKLTNKSNGNGQIMLNSLHKYEPRVHLVRVGAEEQRTVLTYRFPETQFIAVTAYQNEEVTSLKIKYNPFAKAFLDAKERPADPQTYPQYAGGLFLPQPTMGYEYNAASAIVAANQVSACVSNHFSNACTVTTSGHRSACRSAPYTLRHKYVQDEQHADPYAPMPLLHSTAYVAAPAWSPRSPESLQNLNSACLPPATSQEWPTSPSPSPTSSTHAVLSRTVGTASAATTVAGCTLYVPSNLPSQEQHSGHCADSSWIHSTTLEQQQQQQQQQQSYLNVNLHLHHQMSSYGSHAGLHHGLHSQSEESTVPTDATEYAHEYHHHTSPVQSTTPDQHRHHHHHHQQQQQQHHPQAQMLHLQALPQTDTPSPAPVRVQYDSPPKEHSHIQMNYPEQTTDTLNDVQPDDERRYLTTIVDRHPPPAPPAPPPAPPAPPHHHNHHHQQHHHHHHNHHRQDTEITSEQPTAWTPLTPPPVPQTTAI is encoded by the exons ATGCAACTGGCGGGCGCATCGCGAGCGACGGGTTCTCCAACGCGTTCTTCGTGCCATGAACGCGATCGGGAGCATGAGAGGGAACGCGAGCAAGAGCGAACGGACGAGCGAGAGCGCACCGGAAGACAGAGTCGGGTGAGCGATCCTGAGGAGGATCGGGAAGATCGCGAGGAACGTGGGTCGATCGCGAGACACAATCTCGCGCCTCCTGCCTCGATCTCCGCTGCTCAAGGACTACCTCTGTCCTTGTCGTTGGAAGATCGAGAACTCTGGACCAGATTTCAGTGCATTACGAATGAGATGATTGTCACGAAAAATGGAAG GAGGATGTTTCCTGTGGTAAAGGTTGTTGCACGTGGTTTGGAACCAGCAGCTATGTACACTCTGCTACTGGAATTTGTGCAAGTCGATCCACACAG GTGGAAATACGTCAACGGAGAATGGGTACCAGGTGGCAAGGCGGAAGTAGCTCCGCCCAATCCAATTTACATACATCCGGAGAGCCCAAATTTTGGAGCGCATTGGATGAAGGAAGCGGTATCATTTGCTAAAGTCAAACTAACCAACAAGTCAAACGGTAATGGACAGATCATGCTGAATTCGTTACACAAGTACGAACCCCGCGTTCATTTAGTCCGAGTGGGTGCCGAAGAACAGAGAACG GTTCTTACCTATCGTTTTCCCGAGACACAATTTATCGCCGTAACGGCCTATCAAAACGAAGAAGTTACGAGCTTGAAGATTAAATACAATCCTTTCGCAAAGGCGTTTCTCGATGCGAAAGAGAGGCCTGCCGATCCGCAAACTTATCCACAAT ATGCAGGTGGATTGTTTCTACCGCAGCCTACAATGGGATATGAATATAACGCTGCATCGGCAATAGTTGCCGCGAATCAAGTATCGGCTTGCGTTAGCAATCATTTTTCTAATGCATGTACCGTCACCACTTCGGGGCACAGAAGCGCTTGCAGGTCGGCGCCGTACACTTTGAGGCACAAGTACGTCCAAGATG AACAACACGCGGATCCCTATGCGCCGATGCCGCTTCTGCATTCCACGGCTTACGTGGCAGCTCCGGCTTGGTCGCCGCGAAGTCCGGAATCATTGCAGAATCTGAATTCCGCGTGTTTACCGCCGGCCACATCGCAGGAGTGGccgacgtcgccgtcgccatCGCCGACATCGTCAACGCACGCAGTACTCAGCAGAACGGTTGGTACTGCGTCCGCCGCAACTACCGTCGCCGGATGTACCTTATACGTGCCGTCGAATTTACCATCCCAAGAACAGCACAGTGGACATTGCGCTGATTCATCCTGGATTCATTCCACGACGTTagaacagcaacaacagcagcaacaacaacagcaatcCTATCTCAATGTAAATCTTCATCTGCATCATCAAATGTCCTCTTACGGTTCACATGCAGGGCTGCACCACGGTCTGCATTCACAAAGCGAAGAATCTACCGTTCCGACGGACGCGACTGAATACGCGCACGAGTATCATCATCATACTTCGCCGGTGCAGTCAACCACTCCCGATCagcatcgtcatcatcatcatcatcatcagcagcagcagcaacagcatcaTCCTCAAGCGCAAATGTTACATTTGCAAGCTCTACCGCAGACGGACACCCCATCGCCGGCGCCGGTTAGAGTACAGTACGACAGCCCGCCTAAGGAGCACTCTCACATTCAAATGAATTATCCTGAGCAAACAACGGATACGTTGAACGACGTACAGCCCGATGACGAGAGAAGATATCTCACCACGATCGTCGATCGGCatcctcctcctgctcctcctgctcctcctcctgctcctcctgctcctcctcaTCATcataatcatcatcatcagcaacatcatcatcatcatcataatCATCATCGGCAGGACACGGAGATCACTAGCGAACAACCGACCGCTTGGACACCATTGACGCCACCGCCGGTGCCGCAGACTACAGCCATTTGA